One window from the genome of Saprospiraceae bacterium encodes:
- a CDS encoding endonuclease/exonuclease/phosphatase family protein — protein MCLLIGIVSLFIGNEKFLYSCFFSSGILAFFLMNSFNTDLRLVSLNNPASISLLFVNLTFTNDDINSSLQSIYNMDPDILVLEELSPDNIEKLQSTRARYPYQTMLPRIDPLGKAVLSKFPFYEESSFGIFGNPILSLGLTNQLNDSFKIFVSNSLPMETSNSFSRMNEFLDSLSVKIKKDFPNVILSANFNLVPWSRDLRNFKIKTGLMASRRDNNEGISNTRTLSILNTPNNEIFYTRSLECSYFKVLLDSEGNELGLYGRYQKRVAF, from the coding sequence TTGTGCCTGTTAATTGGCATCGTGTCATTGTTTATTGGAAATGAAAAGTTTTTATACAGTTGTTTTTTCTCTTCGGGAATCCTTGCTTTTTTTCTGATGAATTCTTTCAATACGGATTTGAGACTGGTTAGTTTAAATAATCCGGCCTCAATTAGTTTGTTATTTGTGAATCTGACATTTACAAACGATGACATTAATTCTTCTCTTCAGTCTATTTATAATATGGATCCGGATATTCTCGTATTGGAGGAGTTATCGCCGGATAATATAGAAAAACTACAATCAACACGAGCCAGATATCCTTATCAAACCATGTTGCCACGTATTGATCCTTTGGGAAAGGCCGTGTTGTCAAAATTTCCTTTTTATGAAGAATCCAGTTTTGGAATATTTGGAAATCCAATTTTGAGCCTTGGATTGACGAACCAATTGAATGATAGTTTTAAAATATTTGTTTCAAATTCATTGCCAATGGAAACATCCAATTCATTTAGCAGAATGAATGAATTTTTAGATTCTTTGAGTGTTAAAATCAAAAAAGATTTTCCAAATGTGATACTTTCCGCCAATTTTAATTTGGTTCCCTGGTCGCGTGACTTGCGTAATTTTAAGATAAAAACAGGATTGATGGCCAGCCGGAGGGATAATAATGAAGGAATTTCGAATACCAGAACGCTCAGTATATTAAATACTCCAAATAATGAAATATTTTATACCAGGAGTCTGGAATGTTCCTATTTCAAAGTGCTTCTAGATAGCGAGGGAAATGAATTAGGTTTGTATGGAAGGTATCAAAAAAGAGTCGCTTTTTAA
- a CDS encoding glucose-1-phosphate thymidylyltransferase, with product MDTRNLIFVEPDHRDSLKPFSWARPVSSFRIGILTIAEKWERSLNAKSSNFIPGYLQDKFKCQIEADNLLIKSHCIPNQALLQLVNQLKTGESIRCDEDWIAARLSDHQCEDFLNNPDSFNLSGSIAASEQLSLLMNLWEIFQWNDTELKSDFNLICNGRKSQSLDNSNRLIGNSIFIEEGAVISHSVINTNTGPVYIGKDAEIMEGCMIRGSLAVLEKSQLKMGSKIYGATTIGPESRVGGELNNVIIQGFSNKAHDGFLGNSVIGEWCNLGADSNNSNLKNNYEEVKIWNYSTKRFIKTNSLFCGLMMGDHAKCGINTMFNTATVVGYGANVFGDGFPRQYIPEFSWGGASGFSTFKLEKFFQTAMASMSRRVQEFNEIDQNISKEIFALSQSVRTWDKQD from the coding sequence ATGGACACTAGGAATTTAATCTTTGTTGAACCCGATCATCGGGATAGTTTGAAACCATTTTCATGGGCCAGACCTGTTTCCAGTTTTAGAATTGGCATTTTAACCATTGCTGAAAAATGGGAACGGAGCTTGAATGCAAAATCGTCCAATTTTATTCCAGGATATTTGCAGGATAAATTTAAATGCCAGATTGAAGCTGACAATCTATTAATCAAATCACATTGCATTCCAAATCAAGCCCTGCTTCAATTAGTAAATCAATTGAAAACCGGAGAATCCATCCGTTGTGATGAAGATTGGATAGCCGCTCGATTGTCTGATCATCAATGTGAAGATTTTTTAAACAATCCGGATTCCTTCAATTTATCTGGATCCATTGCAGCATCTGAGCAATTAAGTTTATTGATGAATCTTTGGGAGATTTTTCAATGGAACGATACCGAATTAAAAAGTGATTTTAATTTAATATGTAATGGACGCAAATCTCAATCATTGGATAATTCCAATCGATTGATAGGAAATTCAATTTTTATTGAAGAGGGAGCTGTGATATCCCACAGTGTGATCAATACAAATACCGGACCGGTATATATTGGAAAGGATGCTGAAATCATGGAAGGATGTATGATACGTGGAAGTTTGGCCGTATTGGAAAAATCTCAGCTTAAAATGGGTTCAAAAATTTATGGAGCAACTACCATTGGTCCGGAATCAAGAGTTGGCGGGGAGCTCAATAATGTTATAATTCAAGGATTTTCAAATAAAGCACACGATGGATTTTTAGGAAACAGTGTCATAGGGGAATGGTGTAATTTGGGTGCAGACAGTAACAATTCTAATTTGAAAAATAATTATGAAGAAGTAAAAATCTGGAATTATTCAACAAAACGCTTTATTAAAACGAATTCATTATTTTGTGGATTGATGATGGGCGATCATGCTAAATGTGGAATCAATACGATGTTTAATACAGCTACTGTAGTTGGTTATGGAGCGAATGTATTTGGAGATGGATTCCCAAGACAATATATCCCTGAATTTTCATGGGGAGGCGCATCCGGTTTTTCAACGTTTAAACTAGAGAAGTTTTTTCAAACAGCGATGGCTTCCATGAGCAGACGTGTACAAGAGTTTAACGAAATTGATCAGAATATTTCTAAAGAGATCTTTGCTTTAAGCCAATCAGTCAGAACATGGGATAAACAGGATTGA
- a CDS encoding beta-N-acetylhexosaminidase, giving the protein MNYLFTLYFFLIYNLVFINAQVGAIKELPLIPKPKSEQIVGGYFEASSLKQIIIPSKAENALKIGRGIQNLLGLPELPVKKVKGTIVQKSKSITLSLISIPDKPEYYKMHITKNGIWIQASQDRGWFYALQTLNQIVQLNENTNRDANLLPYCIIEDEPRFPYRGMHLDVSRHFFPVSFVKNYLDLMARFKYNYFHWHLTDDQGWRIEIKKFPNLTDVGAYRKGTLIGKPGDRPQKFDTSRYGGFYTQDQVKEIIQYAKERFITVIPEIEMPGHSAAALAAYPEYSCKGLPSSVANSWGVFDSGIYCTKDTSLWFLKEILNEVCDLFPGKYIHIGGDECLKENWKACEQCQSVKRRNNLKSEEELQSYFIRQIEKFINSKGKQIIGWDEILEGGLAPNATVMSWRGVEGGIAAAKQKHPVIMCPGSHCYFDHYQSMQSSEPLAIGGYTSLKKTYSFQVIPDSLKPGDKNYILGAQGNVWTEYMPTEDQVLYMSYPRALALAEVNWSAETTKNYSSFLNRLQFHVPWFKSKNMTITQGVLDIDYTTIPSQNGVVLIFQKPPIEGKILVESERGGDKVAEYLKQDSFVLNKDIQFKAWYQLTNKSLGKPLLIDFKNHMACGKTIKLTETPALKYFQGGTQCLVNGIEAPHKRYGGPEWVGLEGQDFTALIDIDKIDSLKSVKIQFYHDPTAWIYRPKDLEISTSLDGVHFSTPVFYQINETESKHIQPFIPLEHVFARYIQIKVRNHGMIEGNQNGAGHKAWLFVGEIEIR; this is encoded by the coding sequence ATGAACTATCTATTCACATTATACTTTTTTCTAATTTATAATTTAGTCTTTATCAATGCCCAAGTAGGCGCAATAAAAGAACTTCCTCTAATTCCAAAACCAAAATCAGAACAGATCGTAGGTGGTTATTTTGAAGCATCCTCACTTAAGCAAATTATTATCCCTTCAAAAGCCGAAAATGCACTTAAAATTGGACGAGGAATTCAAAATTTATTGGGATTACCGGAATTGCCAGTAAAAAAGGTCAAAGGGACCATCGTTCAAAAATCCAAAAGTATTACGCTCAGTCTGATTTCAATTCCTGATAAACCGGAATATTATAAAATGCATATTACTAAAAATGGTATCTGGATTCAAGCAAGTCAAGATCGGGGATGGTTTTATGCCTTACAAACATTAAATCAAATTGTACAATTGAATGAAAATACAAATCGAGATGCCAATCTTTTACCTTATTGCATTATAGAAGACGAACCTCGATTTCCATACAGAGGAATGCACTTAGATGTTTCAAGACATTTCTTTCCAGTATCTTTTGTTAAAAATTATCTGGATCTAATGGCTAGATTTAAATACAATTATTTTCACTGGCACTTGACCGATGATCAAGGTTGGCGAATTGAAATAAAAAAATTTCCAAATTTAACAGACGTTGGTGCATATCGAAAAGGAACCCTGATTGGAAAACCTGGAGATCGTCCTCAAAAATTTGATACAAGCCGTTATGGTGGTTTTTATACACAAGACCAGGTAAAAGAAATTATTCAATATGCAAAAGAACGATTTATTACTGTAATTCCTGAAATTGAAATGCCAGGACACAGTGCAGCTGCATTGGCTGCATATCCTGAATATAGTTGTAAAGGGCTCCCGTCTTCTGTTGCTAATTCCTGGGGAGTATTTGATTCGGGAATTTATTGTACAAAAGATACCAGTTTATGGTTTTTAAAAGAAATATTAAATGAAGTTTGCGATTTATTTCCAGGAAAGTACATCCACATCGGTGGCGATGAGTGTCTGAAAGAAAATTGGAAAGCCTGTGAACAATGCCAATCAGTAAAACGTAGAAATAATCTAAAATCAGAAGAAGAGCTCCAAAGTTATTTCATCCGTCAAATTGAAAAATTTATCAATTCTAAAGGAAAACAAATAATCGGTTGGGATGAAATTTTGGAAGGCGGTCTTGCTCCAAATGCAACCGTTATGTCTTGGCGGGGAGTTGAAGGTGGAATTGCAGCTGCAAAGCAAAAGCATCCTGTAATTATGTGCCCAGGAAGTCATTGTTATTTTGATCATTATCAATCAATGCAATCGAGCGAACCCTTAGCGATAGGTGGATATACCTCTCTTAAGAAAACCTATTCCTTTCAAGTAATACCGGATAGTCTGAAACCTGGAGATAAAAATTACATTCTAGGAGCTCAAGGCAATGTGTGGACTGAATATATGCCAACAGAAGATCAGGTTTTGTACATGAGTTATCCCAGAGCGCTGGCATTAGCTGAAGTAAACTGGAGTGCTGAAACCACCAAAAACTACAGTAGTTTTTTAAACCGCTTGCAATTTCATGTCCCTTGGTTTAAAAGTAAAAACATGACGATCACACAGGGCGTTCTCGATATCGATTATACTACCATTCCGTCACAAAATGGGGTTGTATTGATATTTCAAAAACCACCTATTGAAGGAAAAATACTGGTTGAGTCTGAGCGTGGCGGAGACAAAGTTGCTGAATATTTAAAACAAGATAGCTTTGTTTTAAATAAAGACATTCAATTTAAAGCATGGTATCAGTTGACTAACAAATCACTCGGAAAGCCCTTATTAATTGATTTTAAAAATCATATGGCTTGTGGTAAAACAATCAAGCTAACCGAAACACCTGCATTAAAATATTTTCAAGGTGGAACTCAATGCCTGGTAAATGGAATCGAAGCGCCTCACAAACGGTATGGAGGACCCGAGTGGGTTGGGCTTGAAGGACAAGATTTTACAGCACTTATTGATATAGATAAAATTGACTCACTTAAATCTGTAAAAATTCAATTTTACCACGACCCGACTGCATGGATCTACAGACCAAAAGATTTGGAAATTTCAACCAGCCTGGATGGTGTCCATTTTAGTACTCCGGTATTTTATCAAATCAATGAAACGGAATCAAAACACATTCAACCCTTTATTCCATTAGAACATGTATTTGCACGTTATATCCAGATCAAAGTTAGAAATCACGGAATGATAGAAGGCAATCAAAATGGTGCAGGACATAAAGCCTGGTTATTTGTTGGGGAAATTGAAATTAGATAA
- a CDS encoding bifunctional phosphoglucose/phosphomannose isomerase, translated as MKSMFEMIQAFPSQLEQAIQIGLNASISGHSKRIQRIYVSGMGGSGIGADFVASFIKSYAEVPYIVGKTYDVPAFVDDETLVIISSYSGNTEETIESFSKIIPRGSKIVCIASGGEVMRMANQFQLDYIQLPSGWSSPRACLGFSLVAQLFVIHKLGIIPDHFISELNLSIEKMNLESNAIIEKAKHLASYLEGKIPVIYCADTIEPVAVRFRQQLNENSKILCWHHVIPEMNHNELVGWRWTQNALAPVFIRNAGDHPRIQARIELTKEVVSHYTQNLIEIYSSGDSIIVRSIYLVHLLDYVSVFLADFNQIDSVEVRVIDFLKSELAKL; from the coding sequence ATGAAATCAATGTTTGAAATGATCCAGGCCTTCCCATCTCAATTGGAGCAAGCCATCCAAATTGGATTAAATGCTTCAATTTCTGGTCATTCCAAGCGCATCCAACGGATATATGTTAGTGGAATGGGCGGTTCAGGCATTGGCGCCGATTTTGTTGCCTCATTTATTAAATCATATGCAGAGGTACCCTATATCGTTGGGAAAACGTATGATGTCCCTGCATTTGTAGATGATGAAACATTGGTAATCATCTCATCCTATTCGGGAAATACCGAGGAAACCATCGAGAGTTTTAGTAAAATTATTCCCAGAGGTTCAAAAATAGTTTGTATTGCTTCAGGAGGAGAAGTAATGCGTATGGCAAATCAATTTCAGTTGGATTATATTCAATTACCATCTGGTTGGTCCTCTCCGAGAGCTTGCCTGGGATTTTCACTGGTGGCGCAGTTATTTGTCATCCATAAATTGGGAATTATTCCGGATCATTTTATTTCGGAATTGAATTTGTCAATTGAAAAAATGAACCTTGAATCTAATGCCATCATTGAAAAGGCAAAACACCTGGCTTCCTATCTGGAAGGAAAAATCCCCGTAATTTACTGTGCAGATACTATTGAACCGGTTGCAGTGAGATTTAGACAACAACTCAATGAAAATAGCAAAATTCTTTGTTGGCATCATGTAATTCCAGAAATGAATCACAATGAGTTGGTAGGATGGCGATGGACTCAAAATGCTTTAGCGCCTGTTTTTATAAGAAATGCAGGTGATCATCCACGCATTCAGGCTCGTATTGAATTGACAAAAGAAGTTGTATCTCATTATACTCAAAATTTAATAGAAATTTATTCTTCAGGAGATTCAATTATTGTTCGTTCAATTTACTTAGTTCATTTATTGGATTATGTATCCGTTTTTCTGGCAGATTTTAATCAAATAGATTCAGTTGAAGTTCGGGTTATCGATTTTTTAAAAAGCGAACTTGCAAAACTATAG
- the lnt gene encoding apolipoprotein N-acyltransferase — translation MHISKFKIGILLVSSIILVVFAANFMIGHTFWGNFPLILILPLWFSIIFGLLIYSKSLFQNQSGIWLSLLSGILLGKAFVYDSPLLFIGFIPLLLLKSNLENRAIRPRLLIHGAYAFNAFMVWNICATYWVANAALIPGFVAILLNSFFMTIPWCASVVFERYFPKIIGFSLLFFWISFEWVHQSWEISWPWLSLGNGFAFYPKWIQWYDCTGTFGGSLWILLVNLLFSKSYQNNTWNWAYIPGAILLILIPVWIGYYKYDRVNLNGKNIEVGIIQPNYEPHFEKFSIDQREQMQRFEALSKTACSSNTNYLIWPETSFEYIQIDHFDTDWRIQRMKEIIGKGSDMCLVTGLTTLKPFKEGEPLTAAARENKRGGFPRYYEIQNSAIQLQSDSSEIPVYVKSKLVPGVETFPYRKLLPFLKPIVDKLGGSVHGLGIQKERSVFNNQSLSIAPVICYESIYGNFVGDYIRKGAQAIFIMTNDGWWDNTPGHKQHLAFGALRAIEFRRPIARCANTGISCFVNARGDISHQLAYGTQGSITNSMAFSSYETIYSKTGDLIAYVCLIFSVLALFFLLTIVLQVRFLKNR, via the coding sequence ATGCATATTTCAAAATTTAAAATCGGTATATTATTAGTAAGCTCCATCATTCTGGTGGTTTTTGCAGCCAATTTTATGATTGGGCATACCTTTTGGGGCAATTTCCCATTAATCTTAATCCTTCCATTATGGTTTAGTATAATTTTTGGATTGCTTATCTATTCGAAGTCGCTGTTTCAAAATCAATCCGGGATTTGGCTGAGTTTACTTTCGGGAATTTTATTAGGAAAGGCCTTTGTTTATGACAGTCCGCTACTTTTTATTGGTTTCATTCCACTATTGCTATTAAAATCAAATCTTGAAAACCGAGCTATAAGACCCAGGCTGTTGATCCATGGAGCCTATGCATTTAATGCATTTATGGTCTGGAATATTTGTGCCACCTATTGGGTTGCCAATGCTGCATTGATTCCGGGTTTTGTTGCCATTTTGCTAAACAGCTTTTTTATGACCATTCCCTGGTGCGCCTCGGTTGTATTTGAAAGGTATTTTCCAAAAATAATAGGATTTTCATTACTGTTTTTTTGGATCAGTTTTGAATGGGTGCATCAAAGTTGGGAGATTTCCTGGCCTTGGTTAAGCCTTGGAAATGGCTTTGCATTTTATCCAAAATGGATTCAGTGGTATGATTGCACAGGCACTTTTGGGGGCAGCTTGTGGATTTTATTAGTCAATCTTCTATTTTCTAAATCATATCAAAATAATACATGGAATTGGGCTTATATCCCTGGCGCGATCTTATTAATTCTAATTCCTGTTTGGATAGGATACTATAAATACGATCGGGTCAATTTAAATGGAAAAAATATTGAGGTTGGGATCATTCAGCCCAATTATGAACCCCATTTTGAAAAATTCTCCATCGATCAACGAGAACAAATGCAACGGTTTGAAGCGTTATCTAAAACTGCCTGTAGCTCCAATACTAACTATCTAATCTGGCCGGAAACCAGTTTTGAATATATCCAAATCGATCATTTTGATACCGACTGGCGGATACAGCGAATGAAAGAAATTATTGGCAAGGGGTCTGACATGTGCCTGGTTACAGGATTGACCACGCTTAAACCATTTAAGGAGGGGGAGCCCTTGACTGCAGCTGCCAGAGAAAATAAACGCGGTGGATTTCCACGATATTATGAAATTCAAAACAGTGCAATCCAATTACAATCTGATTCAAGTGAAATTCCTGTTTATGTAAAATCTAAATTAGTCCCTGGAGTTGAAACCTTCCCTTATCGCAAATTATTACCTTTTCTAAAGCCTATTGTAGATAAACTTGGTGGTTCTGTACATGGCTTAGGAATTCAAAAAGAGCGTTCTGTATTTAACAATCAATCGCTTTCCATCGCACCCGTTATCTGTTATGAATCTATTTATGGAAATTTTGTAGGCGACTATATCCGGAAAGGTGCCCAAGCGATTTTTATTATGACAAATGATGGGTGGTGGGATAATACACCAGGACATAAACAACACCTTGCTTTTGGAGCTCTGCGTGCCATTGAATTCCGAAGACCAATCGCCCGATGTGCAAATACGGGAATTTCCTGTTTTGTAAATGCTCGCGGAGATATCAGCCATCAACTTGCATATGGAACACAAGGAAGCATTACAAACTCAATGGCATTTTCAAGCTATGAGACAATTTATTCTAAAACAGGCGATTTGATTGCTTACGTTTGTTTGATATTTAGTGTGCTTGCCCTGTTTTTTTTATTGACTATAGTTTTGCAAGTTCGCTTTTTAAAAAATCGATAA
- a CDS encoding fused MFS/spermidine synthase — protein MFKLKYYLSFLFDVLLEQHETPINPVLKLYLSQGQLKLVSSNAVYSYGNHYYNFRDSFSIMHLDQFDLKDILILGLGTGSILQILEQKFKIHAAFDAVEIDPVIVSVFEKYKHEISNNSCKIYLKDALEFMNSNHKTYDLICMDIFNDRTVPEQFETIDFLNSLKNSLTDRGILIYNRINYNGMDQDKNELFFKLFEGVFPNAGIIKLDFNWMFVVKPGDLLN, from the coding sequence ATGTTTAAATTAAAGTACTACTTAAGTTTTTTATTTGATGTACTGCTTGAACAACATGAAACTCCTATTAATCCGGTTTTAAAATTATATCTCTCTCAAGGACAGCTTAAATTGGTATCATCAAATGCCGTTTATTCTTATGGTAATCATTACTATAATTTCAGAGATAGCTTTTCCATTATGCATTTAGACCAGTTTGATTTAAAAGATATACTTATATTGGGTTTAGGTACTGGAAGTATTTTACAAATACTCGAACAAAAATTTAAGATACATGCTGCATTTGATGCCGTTGAAATAGACCCGGTAATCGTTTCTGTTTTTGAAAAGTACAAACACGAAATTTCTAATAATTCATGTAAGATCTATTTGAAAGATGCTTTGGAATTTATGAATTCAAATCATAAGACATACGATTTAATTTGTATGGATATTTTTAATGACCGAACTGTTCCTGAACAATTTGAAACCATTGATTTTTTAAATTCATTAAAAAATTCATTAACAGATCGAGGTATATTAATTTATAACCGAATCAATTATAACGGAATGGATCAGGATAAAAATGAACTATTTTTTAAATTGTTTGAAGGGGTATTTCCAAATGCAGGGATTATTAAATTGGATTTTAACTGGATGTTTGTTGTTAAACCTGGTGACTTATTAAATTAA
- a CDS encoding aspartyl protease family protein, whose amino-acid sequence MALRSNSICNRLFLLLLLIHLFGVSIANSRENEQLAGRSIRLPFKYVQSFIIVELKLENLIPVNLIFDTGAEHTILFEKKWTDLFPNVYQREIRVIGSDLQQEIPAYVTSPLGLSFGDQYSINTPLIVLKEKINDISQVIGEPVHGILSAAIFNSYQIEINYKLRLIMLHPSSKKISASFTAVPIQIYKNKPYLSTRICISDTLSHSLNLLLDTGASLSLMMYSDSTGNLQLPDKMIPGYLGSGLGGVLNGYVGKINLLQFDTFKIQQVITHFLKIQTSIGRTESQSKAGLIGNHILDKFQLIFDYKSEKLYLKTTKSYKKKIDYDKSGMIVISGGLDLNSFYIAHILQGTPSANAGLMENDQISKINSWPTSFYSLSKINRLLQQKAGKKIKLVV is encoded by the coding sequence ATGGCCTTACGATCTAATAGTATATGTAATCGTTTGTTTTTACTTTTATTACTTATCCATTTGTTTGGAGTAAGTATAGCAAATTCGCGGGAAAACGAGCAACTAGCTGGCCGAAGTATCCGTTTGCCATTTAAATATGTTCAGTCATTTATAATCGTTGAATTGAAATTAGAAAACCTGATTCCGGTTAATCTGATATTTGATACCGGAGCTGAACACACAATCTTGTTTGAAAAAAAATGGACGGATTTGTTTCCAAATGTATATCAAAGAGAAATTAGAGTTATTGGTTCCGATCTGCAGCAAGAGATTCCTGCCTATGTTACCAGTCCATTGGGACTGTCTTTTGGAGACCAATATTCAATTAATACTCCACTAATAGTTTTAAAGGAGAAGATCAATGACATTTCGCAAGTGATTGGTGAACCAGTTCATGGGATTCTAAGTGCCGCCATTTTTAATTCCTACCAAATAGAAATAAATTACAAGCTCCGATTGATCATGTTGCATCCGAGTTCAAAAAAAATAAGTGCTTCCTTTACTGCAGTTCCAATTCAGATCTATAAAAACAAGCCTTACCTTAGTACAAGAATTTGTATTTCTGATACGCTTTCTCACTCATTAAATTTATTGTTAGATACCGGTGCAAGTTTGTCATTAATGATGTATTCAGATTCTACAGGGAACCTGCAATTGCCAGATAAAATGATTCCGGGTTATTTAGGAAGTGGTCTTGGAGGTGTTTTAAATGGATATGTCGGTAAAATCAATTTACTTCAATTTGATACGTTTAAAATACAACAAGTGATAACCCATTTTTTAAAAATTCAAACGAGTATTGGACGAACGGAAAGTCAAAGTAAAGCAGGTTTAATTGGGAATCATATTCTGGATAAGTTTCAACTTATTTTTGATTACAAAAGTGAAAAATTGTATCTAAAAACAACAAAGAGTTACAAAAAGAAAATAGATTATGATAAATCCGGAATGATCGTAATTTCTGGTGGATTGGATTTAAATTCCTTTTATATTGCGCATATATTACAAGGAACACCTTCGGCAAATGCAGGCCTTATGGAAAATGATCAAATTTCAAAAATTAATTCATGGCCGACATCTTTCTATTCATTGTCAAAGATTAATCGGTTGTTACAACAGAAAGCTGGAAAAAAAATAAAATTGGTAGTTTGA
- a CDS encoding lysophospholipid acyltransferase family protein, with the protein MRRPIYLVIRSIIQVFSLIPYNAIYIFSKVLYFILYYLIRYRRTVVKNNLINSYIGLSKSKLDTITKDTYRNLTEITVEGIKGLSFNEASLNERFKFQQAELILKYINNNQSVIVANGHIGNWEWAVLQFGYYFKNKSIGIYKQIKNDYLNHYINTLRAKSTIQLLSTRETRLIVEEIPKGKIILLMGDQNPSNIKDAIWTRFLNQETACLHGIEKYAKQYKLPVIFGSIKRIKKGYYTMSFSLLTEQAELLAPGQLTQMYMAAVEQNIQDAPGNWLWTHRRWKHKRKGD; encoded by the coding sequence ATGCGGCGACCCATTTACTTAGTCATAAGATCAATTATTCAAGTTTTTAGTTTAATTCCTTATAATGCAATTTATATTTTTAGCAAGGTCTTGTATTTTATTTTATACTATCTGATTAGATATCGACGTACGGTAGTTAAAAATAACCTAATCAATAGTTACATTGGTTTATCAAAGAGTAAATTGGATACAATTACAAAAGATACGTATCGAAATTTAACTGAAATTACGGTTGAAGGTATCAAGGGACTAAGTTTTAATGAAGCAAGCTTAAACGAAAGATTTAAATTTCAACAGGCAGAGCTAATATTAAAATATATCAACAACAATCAATCTGTAATTGTAGCCAATGGACATATTGGAAATTGGGAATGGGCCGTTTTGCAATTTGGTTATTATTTCAAAAACAAAAGCATTGGAATCTATAAACAAATAAAAAATGATTATTTAAATCACTACATCAACACACTTCGAGCTAAATCAACGATTCAACTTTTATCAACTCGAGAAACGCGTCTCATTGTTGAAGAAATTCCTAAAGGAAAAATAATACTTTTAATGGGTGATCAAAACCCTTCGAACATAAAAGATGCAATATGGACTCGATTTCTAAATCAGGAAACGGCCTGTTTGCATGGCATAGAAAAATATGCAAAACAGTATAAGTTACCTGTAATTTTTGGATCAATCAAGCGAATTAAGAAAGGATATTATACTATGAGCTTTTCTTTATTAACTGAACAAGCTGAATTGTTAGCTCCCGGACAATTGACTCAAATGTATATGGCTGCGGTAGAGCAAAACATTCAAGATGCACCAGGTAATTGGTTATGGACACATAGGAGGTGGAAACATAAGAGGAAGGGAGATTGA
- a CDS encoding type B 50S ribosomal protein L31 produces MKKDIHPAGYRFVVFKDFSCNEAFLTRSCTATKETIVWEDGKEYPLIRLEISSKSHPFFTGKMKFIDTAGRIDKFNKKFASTKFAKS; encoded by the coding sequence ATGAAAAAAGATATACATCCGGCTGGTTACCGATTTGTGGTTTTTAAGGACTTTTCTTGTAATGAAGCCTTTTTAACCCGCTCTTGTACTGCAACAAAAGAAACCATCGTATGGGAAGATGGGAAAGAATACCCTTTAATTCGTTTGGAAATTAGTTCTAAATCCCACCCGTTCTTTACCGGTAAAATGAAGTTCATTGATACTGCTGGACGGATTGACAAATTCAATAAAAAATTTGCAAGCACAAAATTCGCAAAAAGTTAA